From Streptomyces yatensis, one genomic window encodes:
- a CDS encoding SAV_2336 N-terminal domain-related protein, whose amino-acid sequence MGRLDEAVGLLASSGLALSREELLDALWLAGRLPEDDAERAPLARAVTDGGTALPAEPPVPTHSSAATASPATPAHRTPEPTARPATPAPLPQRADHSAPGVQPPDPVEAHPDDPPDQPRPRPRRDQRLRGLYGGSQGPDTEGAPDARRALPLRVPEDKALRQELSIGRALRPLKQHRPNPLKREFDEAATATALAETGLPDVVTRPARERWLDLALVIDDGMSMLLWRRLAVELRTVLQRSGAFRVVRVLGLHTRGADAPALRARPYAPDAPRLPTTALSDPSGHTLVLVVSDGVGAAWRDGRMGQVLARWAGVGPTAVVHALPPRLWEGSGIRARRWQVRTRRPGSANTDWTVADPVLPAALARFEGVPVPVLEPDAGPLADWARLIASASGTAVLPLLDPGRGGPQPARAATAPDPAAAPTVPGPAATPTPADELSRVQRFRDAASPEAYRLAAHLAAVAPLPVPVMRMVQKAVDGRTDTGRLAEVFLGGLMRPVAPPASAGPDPLPPEHRPFAFADAAQRALLGAVPLSELVATSKLIGRRLEQLAGRSPDFPAWLADARGTDRLPAGARPFSAVERRLAARLGAPSLSSAFATRTAALAWRRLEPDDPGTIGPYRLTMAGPPGARLNPYLGRDAYDAEAVVQVARRLSGRQAADLLAVEAEALRRMDGRYARRLLREGLNDDVPWIAEEAFIGERLDFVLRGDAEQWEDRQDDALLTSPGRWDGHTALALARKVADAVRISEAARMVHGGLSISTVHIAGEDVLLTGWSSATIDGMASPASAGGRPPTSKDVVGALGDILLCLGGGALARHPAPGLYFMPRWSGAVWEPLRAVVMACRENPVHHTARGIWEFLMDFRPDGAPPNARAGQPRPRPEHPTACPLCGSPLAPDDRFCDTCGGDVSTAPPSSAPPDPAPAPRPEPENTLPTINAYRAYRRLGGSRGYGVYLARRPGASNDVVIRVAPGGTAQGIGRRLRAEAEALRQMAGHYAPRLLLDASSLNPPGLVVECVRLPDDSPAPPLSSLLGRRPDGSPLLDAVRAATIGLRIAEAVNMCSLKGVAPGPLTADTVLVTDSTVKLIGWTDASVNARLPGAPASADSVYAMGEILRALSDAQPTGDLVRTMDLWRNPQLLSTISACLDDRPGRRPSAGRVADVFVQCLTATPTFAPTSYESVSTDAQLPDDPAPDTSVPGPEVPLPEQPEAPPARAARPSRLTAILRNAGFGRSARRQRRREAILRDLTVCHRIAVISHPIGVGRTATTLALGAIFASEREERVLAVDAIPGGRGLTRRVHHETGATIRDLAHSDPLPDDYPSLEPFTTRKPSGLEILAGDYDLRSHGTRRVPITNEEYRRVIGALSRHYAIILADSDADASHTGMRGVIDLADQLIIVTTPSAELTNSAHTILDRLAGDGRADLVRNAITVISTSHETSQPDPREDPVTEFRARCRDVVVVPYDDHVAAGREIDLAQLTPRTFDAYLDLAALVAEGFPGAGT is encoded by the coding sequence TTGGGGCGGCTCGATGAGGCCGTGGGGCTCCTCGCCTCCAGCGGTCTCGCACTCTCCAGGGAGGAGCTGCTCGACGCGCTCTGGCTGGCCGGCCGGCTGCCCGAGGACGATGCGGAGCGGGCGCCCCTGGCCCGCGCGGTGACAGATGGCGGGACGGCACTGCCCGCCGAGCCGCCCGTACCCACCCACTCCTCCGCCGCCACGGCCTCCCCCGCCACGCCCGCCCACCGGACCCCCGAGCCGACCGCCCGACCGGCCACGCCCGCCCCTCTCCCGCAGCGGGCCGATCACTCCGCACCCGGCGTCCAGCCGCCGGACCCCGTCGAGGCGCACCCGGACGATCCGCCGGACCAGCCCCGCCCCCGCCCGCGTCGCGATCAGCGGCTGCGCGGCCTGTACGGCGGAAGCCAGGGCCCCGATACGGAAGGGGCGCCCGACGCGCGGCGGGCGCTGCCGCTGCGCGTGCCCGAGGACAAGGCGCTGCGCCAGGAGCTGTCCATCGGCCGTGCCCTGCGCCCGCTGAAACAGCACCGCCCCAATCCGCTCAAGCGGGAGTTCGACGAGGCGGCCACCGCCACGGCGCTGGCCGAGACCGGTCTGCCGGACGTGGTGACCCGCCCCGCCCGCGAGCGCTGGCTCGATCTCGCGCTCGTCATCGACGACGGGATGTCGATGCTGCTGTGGCGGCGGCTCGCCGTCGAACTGCGCACCGTGCTGCAGCGCTCGGGCGCGTTCCGCGTCGTGCGGGTGCTGGGCCTGCACACACGCGGCGCCGACGCCCCCGCGCTGCGCGCCCGCCCCTACGCCCCGGACGCGCCCCGGCTCCCCACGACGGCGCTCTCGGACCCCTCCGGGCACACGCTGGTGCTCGTGGTGAGCGACGGGGTGGGGGCCGCGTGGCGGGACGGGCGGATGGGGCAGGTGCTGGCGCGCTGGGCGGGGGTCGGCCCCACGGCGGTGGTGCACGCGCTGCCGCCCCGGCTGTGGGAGGGCTCCGGGATCCGGGCGCGGCGCTGGCAGGTGCGGACCCGCAGACCGGGCTCGGCCAATACGGACTGGACGGTCGCGGATCCGGTGCTGCCCGCCGCCCTGGCGCGGTTCGAGGGGGTGCCGGTGCCGGTGCTGGAACCGGACGCCGGACCGCTGGCCGACTGGGCCCGGCTGATCGCCTCCGCGAGCGGTACGGCGGTCCTGCCGCTGCTGGACCCGGGGCGCGGCGGCCCCCAGCCCGCCCGGGCCGCCACCGCCCCGGACCCGGCCGCCGCCCCCACCGTCCCCGGCCCGGCCGCCACCCCGACCCCGGCCGATGAGCTGAGCCGGGTGCAGCGCTTCCGGGACGCGGCGTCCCCGGAGGCGTACCGGCTGGCGGCCCATCTGGCCGCCGTGGCCCCGCTGCCGGTGCCGGTGATGCGGATGGTGCAGAAGGCGGTGGACGGCCGGACCGACACCGGACGTCTCGCCGAGGTGTTCCTGGGCGGCCTGATGCGCCCCGTCGCACCGCCCGCCTCGGCGGGACCGGACCCACTGCCGCCCGAACACCGTCCCTTCGCCTTCGCCGACGCGGCACAGCGGGCGCTGCTGGGCGCGGTACCGCTATCCGAACTGGTCGCGACCAGCAAGCTGATCGGCCGTCGCCTTGAGCAACTGGCCGGCCGCTCCCCCGACTTCCCGGCCTGGCTGGCCGACGCCCGCGGCACCGACCGGCTTCCGGCCGGCGCCCGGCCGTTCAGCGCGGTGGAGCGACGGCTGGCGGCCCGGCTGGGGGCGCCGTCGCTGTCGTCGGCGTTCGCGACCCGTACGGCGGCGCTGGCGTGGCGCCGCTTGGAGCCCGATGATCCGGGCACGATCGGTCCGTACCGGCTGACGATGGCCGGACCACCGGGAGCGCGGCTCAATCCGTATCTGGGCCGGGACGCATACGACGCGGAGGCCGTCGTCCAGGTGGCCCGGCGTCTGAGTGGCCGGCAGGCCGCCGACCTGCTGGCGGTGGAGGCGGAGGCGCTGCGCCGGATGGACGGCCGCTACGCCCGCCGTCTGCTGCGCGAGGGGCTGAACGACGACGTTCCGTGGATCGCGGAAGAAGCCTTCATCGGGGAACGGCTGGACTTCGTCCTACGCGGCGACGCCGAGCAGTGGGAGGACCGGCAGGACGACGCCCTCCTTACCAGTCCCGGGCGTTGGGACGGCCATACCGCCCTCGCACTCGCCCGCAAGGTCGCGGACGCGGTGCGGATCTCCGAGGCCGCGCGGATGGTGCACGGCGGCCTCAGCATCAGCACCGTGCATATCGCCGGTGAGGACGTCCTCCTGACCGGCTGGTCGTCGGCCACCATCGACGGGATGGCGTCCCCGGCGTCCGCCGGTGGCCGCCCGCCGACCTCCAAGGATGTCGTCGGTGCGCTGGGCGACATCCTGCTGTGCCTCGGCGGCGGGGCGCTGGCGCGTCACCCTGCCCCGGGGCTGTATTTCATGCCGCGCTGGAGCGGTGCCGTCTGGGAACCACTCCGCGCCGTGGTGATGGCATGCCGGGAGAACCCCGTCCACCACACCGCACGTGGGATCTGGGAGTTCCTCATGGACTTCCGGCCGGACGGCGCGCCACCGAATGCCCGCGCCGGGCAACCCCGGCCGCGCCCCGAGCACCCCACCGCCTGCCCGCTGTGCGGCAGTCCGCTGGCCCCGGACGACCGCTTCTGCGACACCTGCGGTGGGGATGTGTCGACGGCCCCACCCTCCTCGGCGCCGCCCGACCCCGCTCCCGCCCCCCGCCCGGAGCCCGAGAACACCCTGCCGACGATCAACGCCTATCGGGCGTACCGCAGGCTGGGCGGCAGTCGGGGGTACGGCGTCTATCTGGCCCGGCGGCCGGGCGCCTCGAACGATGTGGTGATACGCGTCGCCCCCGGCGGCACCGCCCAGGGCATCGGGCGACGGCTGCGGGCCGAGGCGGAGGCGCTGCGGCAGATGGCCGGGCACTACGCCCCCCGGCTCCTCCTCGACGCTTCCTCGCTCAACCCTCCGGGGCTCGTGGTGGAATGCGTCCGGCTCCCCGACGACTCCCCGGCACCGCCGCTCTCCTCGCTCCTGGGCCGAAGGCCCGACGGCTCCCCCCTGTTGGACGCCGTGCGGGCCGCCACCATCGGCCTCCGCATCGCCGAGGCGGTGAACATGTGCTCGCTGAAGGGCGTCGCGCCAGGGCCGCTCACGGCGGACACCGTGCTCGTCACCGACAGCACGGTGAAGCTGATCGGCTGGACCGACGCGAGCGTCAACGCCCGCCTTCCGGGCGCCCCCGCCTCCGCGGACAGCGTCTACGCGATGGGCGAGATCCTCCGCGCCCTGAGCGACGCGCAGCCGACCGGTGACCTCGTCCGCACCATGGACCTGTGGCGCAATCCCCAACTGCTCTCGACCATCTCCGCCTGTCTGGACGACCGGCCGGGCAGGCGACCCTCGGCGGGGCGGGTGGCGGACGTCTTCGTCCAGTGCCTGACGGCCACGCCGACCTTCGCCCCCACGTCGTACGAGTCCGTGTCGACGGACGCCCAACTCCCGGACGACCCGGCGCCGGACACGTCCGTCCCCGGCCCTGAGGTGCCGCTTCCGGAGCAACCCGAGGCCCCGCCCGCCCGCGCCGCACGCCCCAGCCGCCTGACGGCCATTCTCCGGAACGCCGGATTCGGCAGAAGTGCCCGGCGGCAACGCAGACGGGAGGCGATCCTGAGGGACCTGACGGTCTGCCACCGCATCGCGGTGATCAGCCACCCGATCGGGGTCGGGCGGACCGCCACGACCCTCGCGCTCGGCGCCATCTTCGCGAGCGAGCGCGAGGAGCGCGTCCTCGCGGTCGACGCGATCCCCGGCGGCCGGGGTCTCACCCGTCGCGTTCATCACGAGACCGGGGCGACCATACGTGATCTGGCGCACAGTGATCCGCTTCCCGACGACTATCCGTCCCTGGAGCCATTCACCACACGGAAGCCGTCCGGACTCGAGATCCTCGCGGGGGACTATGACCTACGGAGTCACGGAACCCGGCGAGTCCCGATCACCAACGAGGAGTACCGCCGCGTCATCGGGGCGCTGAGCAGGCACTACGCGATCATTCTCGCCGACTCGGACGCCGACGCGTCCCACACCGGCATGCGGGGCGTGATCGACCTCGCCGACCAGCTGATCATCGTCACCACCCCGTCCGCGGAACTCACGAACAGCGCGCACACGATCCTGGACCGGCTGGCCGGGGACGGCCGCGCGGACCTGGTACGAAACGCCATCACCGTGATCAGCACATCACACGAGACGTCCCAGCCCGACCCGAGAGAAGACCCGGTCACGGAGTTCCGGGCCCGTTGCCGCGACGTGGTCGTCGTGCCGTACGACGACCATGTGGCCGCCGGGAGGGAAATCGACCTCGCACAGCTGACGCCCAGGACCTTCGACGCCTACCTCGATCTCGCGGCGCTGGTCGCGGAGGGGTTCCCCGGGGCCGGGACATAG
- the hemC gene encoding hydroxymethylbilane synthase, giving the protein MSADLIRIVSRSSPMALAQVERVRAELAALRPGIRTEVVPVTTSGDRWMGDLSKLGGKGAFTKEVDAALLAGEADLAVHCIKDVPADRPLPAGTVFAAYLKRDDIRDAVIHPEGLTLDEMPAGSRIGTSSVRRIAQLAITHPELECVPMRGNANRRLEKLDAGECEALMLAVSGLERIGRTDRISEILPVDTMCPPIGAGVLGLQCREDDTETIDAVAGLGDADVWKEISAERMLLHVLQGHCNSPIAGYARAERDGRLSLRARVFSPDGKTVLDAHEWAGPLDPATLGTSVAVALLRQGAREVIDTIPH; this is encoded by the coding sequence ATGTCCGCCGATTTGATCCGCATCGTCTCCCGCTCCTCCCCCATGGCCCTCGCCCAGGTCGAGCGGGTCCGCGCCGAGCTGGCCGCGCTGCGGCCGGGCATCCGTACGGAGGTCGTGCCGGTCACCACCTCAGGGGACCGCTGGATGGGCGATCTGTCGAAGCTGGGCGGGAAGGGGGCGTTCACCAAGGAGGTGGACGCCGCGCTGCTGGCGGGCGAGGCGGACCTCGCGGTGCACTGCATCAAGGACGTGCCCGCCGACCGGCCGCTGCCCGCGGGCACGGTCTTCGCCGCCTACCTCAAGCGGGACGACATCCGCGACGCCGTGATCCACCCCGAGGGGCTGACCCTCGACGAGATGCCCGCGGGGTCCCGGATCGGCACCTCCTCCGTCCGCCGCATCGCCCAGCTGGCCATCACCCACCCGGAGCTGGAGTGCGTGCCGATGCGCGGCAACGCCAACCGCCGGCTGGAGAAGCTGGACGCGGGCGAGTGCGAGGCGCTGATGCTGGCCGTCTCGGGGCTGGAGCGGATCGGCCGCACGGACCGGATCAGCGAGATCCTGCCGGTGGACACCATGTGCCCGCCGATCGGGGCCGGGGTGCTGGGGCTGCAGTGCCGCGAGGACGACACCGAGACGATCGACGCGGTGGCCGGGCTCGGCGACGCCGACGTCTGGAAGGAAATCAGCGCGGAGCGGATGCTGCTGCATGTGCTGCAGGGGCACTGCAACTCCCCCATCGCGGGCTACGCCAGGGCCGAGCGCGACGGCCGGCTCTCGCTGCGCGCCCGGGTCTTCAGCCCGGACGGCAAGACGGTGCTGGACGCCCACGAGTGGGCGGGCCCGCTGGACCCGGCCACGCTGGGGACGTCGGTCGCGGTGGCGCTGCTGCGGCAGGGCGCCCGCGAGGTCATCGACACGATCCCGCACTGA
- a CDS encoding phytoene desaturase family protein gives MLDAVVVGAGPNGLTAAVELARRGCAVEIFEAADTIGGGSRTEELTLPGFRHDPCSAVHPLAIGSPAFERMPLARHGLEWLHPELPLAHPFPDGSAAVLARSVGETARSLGPRDAGTYRRLLAPYLGKWATLAPDVLRTAWDGVPRDPITWARFGLHALQPVSLLAGPLRFRDEKARALFTGLAGHAIAPTSAPATGGPALIFAVAAHEVGWPIPRGGSQSIVDALGAYLRENGGTIHVSTEVKRLDELPPARAYIFDTSPRALARIAGLGNAYRHYRYGASAFKIDYAMSGPVPWTAPEARRAGTVHVGPTSGEIGAALRAAVEGRDPSVPFLITSQPTLLDPSRAPEGKHTFWAYGHVPSGWKGDATEVIERQIERFAPGFRDLVLARAVAGPPELAARNANYIDGDIACGAFEGIQAVIRPGLARVPYATAHPAVFLCSSATPPGPGVHGMSGHHAARAVWRRLRAR, from the coding sequence ATGCTCGACGCGGTCGTTGTGGGTGCCGGGCCGAACGGGCTGACCGCGGCCGTCGAACTCGCCCGCCGCGGCTGTGCGGTGGAGATCTTCGAGGCCGCGGACACCATCGGCGGGGGGTCCCGCACCGAAGAGCTGACCCTCCCGGGCTTCCGGCACGACCCCTGCTCCGCCGTGCACCCCCTCGCCATCGGCTCCCCGGCCTTCGAGCGGATGCCGCTCGCCCGGCACGGCCTGGAGTGGCTCCACCCCGAACTGCCGCTGGCCCACCCCTTCCCCGACGGCTCGGCCGCGGTGCTGGCCCGCTCGGTCGGCGAGACCGCCAGGTCGCTCGGCCCGCGCGACGCCGGTACCTACCGCCGGCTGCTGGCGCCCTATCTGGGCAAATGGGCCACCCTCGCCCCCGATGTACTGCGCACCGCCTGGGACGGTGTGCCCCGCGACCCGATCACCTGGGCCCGCTTCGGGCTGCACGCGCTGCAGCCGGTCTCGCTGCTCGCCGGGCCGCTGCGCTTCCGGGACGAGAAGGCGCGCGCCCTGTTCACCGGGCTGGCCGGGCACGCCATCGCGCCGACCAGCGCGCCGGCCACCGGCGGACCCGCCCTGATCTTCGCCGTGGCGGCCCATGAGGTCGGCTGGCCGATTCCGCGCGGCGGCTCCCAGTCGATCGTGGACGCCCTGGGGGCGTATCTACGGGAGAACGGCGGGACGATCCACGTCTCCACCGAGGTCAAGCGGCTCGACGAGCTGCCGCCAGCCCGCGCGTACATCTTCGACACCTCGCCGCGCGCCCTGGCCCGGATCGCCGGTCTCGGCAACGCCTACCGTCACTACCGTTACGGGGCCAGCGCCTTCAAAATCGACTACGCGATGTCCGGCCCGGTGCCGTGGACCGCGCCCGAGGCCCGGCGCGCGGGCACCGTCCATGTCGGCCCCACCTCGGGCGAGATCGGCGCGGCGCTGCGGGCCGCCGTCGAGGGGCGCGACCCCTCCGTGCCGTTCCTGATCACCTCTCAGCCGACCCTGCTCGACCCCTCACGGGCCCCGGAGGGCAAGCACACCTTCTGGGCGTACGGCCATGTGCCCAGCGGGTGGAAGGGCGACGCCACCGAGGTGATCGAGCGTCAGATCGAGCGCTTCGCCCCCGGTTTCCGGGATCTCGTCCTGGCCCGCGCGGTGGCCGGACCGCCCGAACTCGCCGCGCGCAACGCCAACTACATCGACGGCGACATCGCCTGCGGCGCCTTCGAGGGCATCCAGGCGGTCATACGGCCGGGGCTCGCCCGCGTCCCGTACGCCACCGCCCACCCGGCGGTCTTCCTGTGCTCCTCCGCCACCCCACCGGGGCCCGGCGTCCACGGCATGTCGGGGCACCATGCGGCGCGGGCGGTGTGGCGGAGGCTGCGGGCGCGGTAG
- a CDS encoding inositol monophosphatase family protein yields the protein MIDEFLAGDLGAVEEAIRTAVADEVMPRYRQLAAHEIVEKNGPHDLVTIADRQAEEHLTDALTKLLPGSVVVGEEAVHADPAVLTALGGDAPVWIVDPVDGTRQFVHGDPGFATLVTLAHREELLASWTYAPVFDQMAIARRGGGALLNGEPIHCGSPEPGAVLHVAVSHYDFTTDAEKRALSGLQVPGVEVRPCGSAGLEYLNVARGLLDAVAFTWENAWDHAAGLLLVGEAGGAHATLDGKLFRISGGNALPFTAARDEATVAHILGLLAAAG from the coding sequence ATGATCGATGAATTTCTCGCCGGTGATCTCGGCGCGGTGGAGGAGGCGATCCGCACGGCGGTCGCCGACGAGGTCATGCCGCGCTACCGGCAGCTCGCCGCCCACGAGATCGTGGAGAAGAATGGTCCGCACGACCTGGTGACCATCGCCGACCGGCAGGCCGAGGAGCATCTGACCGACGCCCTCACCAAGCTGCTGCCCGGCTCCGTGGTGGTGGGCGAGGAGGCGGTGCACGCCGATCCGGCCGTGCTCACCGCCCTCGGTGGCGACGCACCCGTATGGATCGTGGACCCGGTCGACGGCACCCGGCAGTTCGTCCACGGCGACCCCGGCTTCGCGACGCTGGTCACCCTCGCGCACCGCGAAGAGCTCCTCGCGTCCTGGACCTACGCCCCGGTGTTCGACCAGATGGCCATCGCCCGCCGTGGCGGAGGCGCGCTGCTGAACGGCGAGCCGATCCACTGCGGCTCCCCGGAGCCCGGCGCGGTCCTCCACGTCGCCGTCTCCCACTACGACTTCACCACCGACGCGGAGAAGCGCGCCCTGTCCGGCCTGCAGGTGCCGGGAGTTGAGGTGCGCCCCTGCGGTTCGGCCGGTCTGGAATATCTGAACGTGGCCCGGGGGCTGCTCGACGCCGTCGCCTTCACCTGGGAGAACGCCTGGGACCACGCCGCCGGTCTGCTGCTGGTCGGTGAGGCGGGCGGGGCACATGCCACGCTCGACGGCAAGCTGTTCCGGATCAGCGGGGGCAATGCCCTTCCTTTCACGGCGGCCAGGGACGAGGCGACCGTTGCGCATATCCTGGGCTTGCTGGCCGCCGCCGGCTGA
- a CDS encoding MFS transporter, which yields MAGSMSQATPGDADGEDGPPPHHRHKWLILGICCISLFMVGLDTTIVNLALPSIQEDLDASPSGLQWTVDSYTVVLASLLMLSGSMADRFGRRRTFQTGLLLFSLGSLLCGLATDTGSLIAFRMVQAMGGAMLNPVAVSIIANTFTDLKERARAIGLWGAVAGVSIALGPVVGGALVDSTGWQAVFWVNLPVAALALVLTALFVPESKAPRPRRLDPVGQLLVIVLFATLTFGIIEGPVRGWGSAQIIGCFTVAAVAAATLIRYELRRAEPLLDVRFFRSPSFSGAIASAVCGFAALAGFLFLNALYLQDVRDFSPLHTGLLTLPMAAMTLVSSPLAGRIVGARGPRIPMVIAGAGTAGCGLLLTQVGADTPIWYLVIAYVAFGIGFGMLDAPLTYSAVSGMPRSQAGVAAAVTSTGRQVGAALGVAVLGSVSTARVHGPFASGFPGASHLGWAIMAGCGLAIATLGLLTTAPRPRDPAAPTPEPTTDRPTERVP from the coding sequence ATGGCCGGCTCCATGAGCCAAGCCACCCCGGGCGACGCGGACGGCGAAGACGGTCCGCCGCCGCACCACCGCCATAAGTGGCTGATCCTGGGGATCTGCTGCATCAGCCTGTTCATGGTGGGCCTCGACACCACCATCGTGAATCTCGCCCTGCCGTCCATCCAGGAGGATCTGGACGCCTCGCCCTCGGGACTGCAGTGGACGGTGGACTCCTACACCGTGGTGCTCGCCAGCCTGCTGATGCTCTCCGGCTCCATGGCCGACCGGTTCGGCAGGCGCCGGACCTTCCAGACCGGGCTGCTGCTGTTCAGCCTGGGGTCACTGCTGTGCGGGCTCGCCACCGACACCGGTTCGCTGATCGCCTTCCGGATGGTGCAGGCCATGGGCGGGGCCATGCTCAACCCCGTCGCGGTCTCGATCATCGCCAACACCTTCACCGACCTCAAGGAGCGGGCCAGGGCGATCGGGCTCTGGGGCGCGGTCGCGGGGGTGAGCATCGCGCTGGGGCCCGTCGTCGGCGGCGCGCTGGTGGACTCGACCGGCTGGCAGGCCGTCTTCTGGGTCAACCTCCCGGTCGCCGCCCTCGCCCTCGTCCTCACCGCGCTGTTCGTCCCCGAGTCCAAGGCCCCGCGGCCGCGCCGGCTCGATCCGGTGGGACAGCTGCTGGTGATCGTGCTGTTCGCGACGCTCACCTTCGGCATCATCGAGGGCCCGGTCAGGGGCTGGGGCTCGGCGCAGATCATCGGCTGCTTCACCGTCGCGGCCGTCGCCGCCGCCACCCTCATCCGCTATGAACTGCGCCGCGCCGAACCGCTGCTGGACGTCCGCTTCTTCCGCAGCCCCTCCTTCAGCGGCGCCATCGCCTCGGCGGTGTGCGGTTTCGCCGCGCTCGCCGGGTTCCTTTTCCTCAACGCCCTGTATCTGCAGGACGTACGGGACTTCTCCCCGCTGCACACCGGGCTGCTCACGCTGCCGATGGCGGCCATGACGCTGGTCTCCTCACCGCTCGCGGGCCGTATCGTCGGCGCCCGCGGCCCGCGTATCCCCATGGTGATCGCCGGGGCCGGTACGGCGGGGTGCGGGCTGCTGCTGACCCAGGTGGGCGCGGACACCCCCATCTGGTACCTCGTGATCGCCTACGTGGCGTTCGGCATCGGCTTCGGCATGCTCGACGCCCCGCTCACCTACTCGGCCGTGTCCGGGATGCCGCGCTCCCAGGCGGGGGTGGCCGCCGCGGTCACCTCCACCGGCCGCCAGGTGGGGGCGGCCCTCGGCGTCGCCGTCCTCGGCTCGGTCTCCACCGCCCGGGTGCACGGCCCCTTCGCCTCCGGCTTCCCCGGGGCCAGCCATCTGGGCTGGGCGATCATGGCAGGCTGCGGCCTCGCCATCGCGACCCTGGGCCTCCTCACCACCGCCCCCCGCCCCCGCGACCCGGCAGCCCCCACCCCCGAACCCACCACAGACCGCCCCACCGAACGCGTGCCCTGA